Below is a window of Nitrospira sp. DNA.
CGATGAACAAGTCTTCCGCCTCGATTAACTGCCCTTGTTGTTTCAAGTCCTTGTAAATTATTGCCGCTTGTTCCGCAACAGGCAAAATCGAAAGGCAATATCTCCATATTGGCAAACATCGACTGCCAGTAGCGGTCTTCATCCTTATTGTCGCCACGCAACAATTCGTATACTGTAATGCTCGAAACTGCGAAACGATAGCCTTGTACGCTAAGTAGGTAAAGCAAGGATTTGTCTTTATCCGCTTTTTTCGCTCGTTTATGTGCAATAAGCACGTTGGTATCTAGACAAATCATGTCCATTGCTTAAGATGCTGCCTTTTTTCTTCAATCGCTTGGTATTCCTCGTCAGTCATTTCCGGGCTGTCGAGCAGAAAGTGCAAAAAATCACCTTTATCGTCCTTGGCGTTTTCGTCGGCTGATAAAATAATCAACTCCACTCGTTTAGCGGTAAAATTTTTTGGAAGCTTGACATGGATACTCCCGTCAATGACTTCGGTGTATTCTTTTATGGCTTGCATGGGGTTCTCCTATTACTCTGGCGATAAAAGCTAAACCTATCGTTTAAGGAATCTCTGAACAAGTTGGTTCCGTTCATGGTTCGACAGGCTCACCACGAACGGAATCAAATACTTA
It encodes the following:
- a CDS encoding type II toxin-antitoxin system VapC family toxin — protein: MDMICLDTNVLIAHKRAKKADKDKSLLYLLSVQGYRFAVSSITVYELLRGDNKDEDRYWQSMFANMEILPFDFACCGTSGNNLQGLETTRAVNRGGRLVHR